The DNA sequence gaggtcagtgactcgagtctgttcggtgtgttccgtgccgtcgtccgtccgaggagccttcggcctttattttggccgacctgacttgtTGTGTTGGAGGGCGGGCAGTTGGACTCCATGATCAATCTTATTGGTGGCGTGTTAACCCGGAAATGATGAGCCgaatgagcgtgactaagcctctcaaaatctgctgaaaatcttttaaactgacctttgtcgatctgaaatgaagacagattcagcaactgcacggcctatttctcgcttaaaatgttttcagaaacacgtttcggtgaactgtctgtgtaaaatatgagatcgtattctgaacgagtcGCCATTATGCCCGGTTGaaaaatccgggagcagccagacaaagttttctttttttgggtgacaatacagattagcgccgcctgctgttatggagatgtattacacACTCAAGttggcgtcgcttcggtgtgttctgaggcactttctGGATCTCGGGGAGTCGACTGATCAGTCCTGAgtgacggtcggccgtcgggttagtgtgtcaggcttttttgtattattattatttttattttatttatttattttttctcaggACTCCAAAGATATTTTCCAAACTGAGATGACGCACGCAGTATATTATGTCTCTTGTCTTGTGTCTTTTACGTATTCATTCTGCATTGCACTGagcccagtgtttcctctgtagGTGGCACTATCCAGACTGGCATCAGAGCTGAGCAGCATGGTGAACAACGCTCAGCTCAGTGACCTGCAGCTCCAGGTGGACAGTGGAGAGATCTACTTTGCTCATTCCTTCATGGTGTATGCCCGATGCCCCCTGCTGGCAGAAATGGTAAAatgtattactgtgtgtgttgctaAGCACAGCCCTGATAATATAAGAACCAGGACTGCATACTTCACTGTATGTCGAAATCTATTTTCATAGCTGGCTTTTAAATAATAGATGTAGTATAACTGGAAGTTTTAAAGGGACATAAAGACTAAAGTCTTTCACAATACTGGACAGCCAGCAGTTTCAGCTTCTCTAATTAGGCCGAGCAGAGGCTTTCCAGTGGATTTGTGGCTTTCCAGTTTAGTCGAAAGGATCTTAGCAGTGATTTGTGGACCTGTTAGTCTTCATACAAGGGTATTGTTGTTTTCTTGAGAATTTTGTACTCGAAGGAATGTGtaatgtgtgcgtgtttttttttttttttaaacttacccAAAACACTTTGTAATGGACAAGAATCTTTTTTCTAAATCATAGTTTTAAATACTCAGTCAAGGtctacatcatcatcatattttTCCCTTGTTCCTCTGCTCCTCTCACAGGTTCATGAAAGTGGTTTTGGGGTGCAGGAGGCAGGCGTGCCTGCAGCTCAGAGGGTGCTGATGAATGACGTCCCGGGACAGGCGGTGTTTGCTTTACTGCAGTATCTCTACACAGCCCGCTGCTCCATCCCCGCATCGCTTCGGCCTCACGTACTGGAGCTCGCATCCAGGTTCGTATGCAGTATACGAGCCAggacatttatacattttagtCTTAGATTCAAAACCAATTTGGTCCACCTCTGGGTCAAGCTAATTTGCTGACCTTCAGTTTTCTGTACTGATGTGTTGTATCGTATGTTGAGCAGCAGAATGTATTGCTATTGTAAAGAAATCAGAGCTGCTTTGCTGTGATTCTGTGTACTTGTTTCTGCTGTCTGACTTTCAATTCCCATAATCACAGTAAAGAGAGTCCGCTCAGCTGTTACTtaacagtagggctgggtaccgtaTTTGgtactttttaggcactgaccgaattcaattaaattcaaatcACTTTATTCATCCCCAGGGGGCAATTAAATGACACAAAGAGCAGCATATTccaccacatacagtacattgccTCTATAACAGGTGTCTTCAaggttttttaagccaaggatcCCTTCACTGAAAGAGACATgcgcagggaccccctactacatatattgtataaaattaagttgcatattaaactggacctacaataacgtgtggccatacatttttagtgcatagaatactaagctattcaattaataattgttggcatgattttaaaaatcatcttttaatgtaaaacatacatgtggcacagtaaatccttaggattaactgtactcATGGATCTTAGTGACTTACTTatgggccagtaagcctattatcagtggtgtttttttttcacaaattgtgaagctgatttatatttgctaatattgCAAATAATAtgtttgattcatattaagatattaaaatttttctttgaaaaaagaaaagaaaaaaaaaacaataatttggcggGCCCCctacagtaactctgaggaTCCCCTAGGGGTCCCTGAccacctgttgaagatctctgctctatagtatcgaaaaatgcctagTCATTCAATagcaaatttcaatacctaagaaGTAAATCCCATTagcatcagtgagccaataagcatgcagcatgcttctaccaagatcttaTAATGCTGgcgattggctgtctaacgttacacgtcgtggACGCAGGCAGagaaaactctacgttacgcacGTAAGAAACGACACATTCGCACGGTGTTTGTATCGGTACCGGTATCAAAATTGACCCAGCCCTACTTAATAGTTCACAATGGCTCAAGTTCCAGATATATCAAAATTGTTTAAACATTCCTAAGTCTACATTGTTTGTCGgtattgttttttaatatatacGTTTTTAATAGGTTTGACTTGCAGGAGCTACGGCAGCTTTGCGAGCTCCGCCGGGACGATGCAGCGACTCGGGGAGACGAGGAAGATTACGTGAACCGGGAGGAGAACGTGAACAACCAAACGCAGCAGGCCCTCACGGAGCTGCTCCGCTCCATGTGGGACGAAGAGGACGAAGACGGCGAGGGCGTGGATACAGGCGGAGGAAGGGACGAAGGGGGAGAATTGGAAGAAGATCATCAAGCCGATGGCCTCGCGTCAGGTGACGGGGAGATCCGTGAGGAGAAAGTGAACGAGGAAGAGCTGGAGGAGATCTACGAGTTTGCCGCCACTCAGAGAAagcgagaggaggaggaggaggaggaagacagcAAGGAGGAGATAGAGGAGGAGGTAGACGGGGGTGAAGATGGACAAGAAGTGTTCGCAAAACCCCAAAGAATCTCAACGGGCTACAGCGTAAAAAACCTGCAGCCGGACCCCAGCCTGGACCGCAGCTACAGTCGCCTCTTCTCCGCCTCCTGGGGGGTCTACGAGGAAGAAGGTCCTTCCTCCTTACCTTCAACTTCCCGCCCGGGTAAGACCCACCCCCCTCAATCCCACCAACCCCAGTCCCCTGATAAGCTCGCCTCTAAACTGTCCGGCAGAACTTTGCTTCAGTCTTCAGCGAGCGTAGTTGATGAGCTTTCTCTGAGCCCTCCACCCTACTCCAACCTACCCCTCCCGGGTCAGTCCCCTGGTCCGCTGGGTGGCCGCGGCGGCGGGGGCGACAAGGGAACGGACGGTCTCAGCCGAGGACCCCAACGAGCTTGTGTCCCTCTTTCTCCCGAATCGCCTCGGGAAATGAAGGAACCCGAGCTCATAGTTTTGTCCGACTCAAGCGAGGAGTTGGAGGTCGCTCCTAGTCCCCGCAGTCCTCCGCCACATTCCCATCCCCTCGCCGTCCACAAACTGCAGAGCTACACCCGGGTCAAACCCCGGCCAATCCCGAGAGCTGATGAACCCACGCCGGAGAATAAGCGGTCCAGTAGCTTAGAGTTGAGTCCCGATGATCCATCTGCGGCGCCGGTTCACAGTCATCAGGGTCCCTGGTGGGAGCAGGCTCCAGCAGACTGTTCTCCGGAAGTGTCCTGGCTGATCCCTTCCACGCCGCTCCAGCCCGGAAGAAGCACGACGACGACCAGCTCCACTCAGACCAAAAGCAGCATGTGCCGGACACAGCTGTTCCCTAAAGGGCACACCTCCTCGCCGTCGGCCTCGGTTTTCTCTTCTCCTGCTTTACCGTTGAACAACGGGCTGCAAACGTCCAACAGTCCGACCGGAGTTTGTGCCCGCGTTGGCCCAACGGAGGACCGTGTTCCCAAGTTAAACCTGGACGAGACCCGGAGCTCCAGCTTGGATCTCAACTTTTGTTCTAAAAGAGCAAGCAGTTGTGATGCGAGTAAAGCGAGAGGAGTTTCTGCTCTCCCCCCGTGCCAACCCAACGTCTCAAAGAAGGACACACCTGTCCACATGCAGCCGCGTCCTTACAGCAGCACTCCTCTGCACACAGAGCGCCACATGGCCCCCGTTCTTCCCGCCGGCTCCCCGCGCCGCAGCAACCTCGATAAGAGCTGGACAAGTCCAGGAAGGGATGGGGCGCCATCGGAAAGCCTGGAGGAGACAGAGCTAGGGAGCTTTTATCTTTCCCCCGTGTCTGAACCTTCAGATCCACCCTCGTCTTCCTCTCACAGAGGTCCTCAAAGTTCACAGAGGCACAGCGTGTCCTCTAGTCGTAGCCTCCGCTCGGTTGAGTCCAGCAGTCACAACAGCACGGGGCCTGAGCTCAGGAGAAGGGGAATAAGAAATGAGAAGGTAGGAGAGATTGAGTGCGAAAATGAAGCCACGGGTGACGAAGGTGCGCGGGATAAAGCGGAAGCCGGAGAGGCAGAAGTTGCTGAATCCAGCTTCCAGCAGAGCTTCGCGGCCATGGACGAGCCTCCCATAGCGTTCAACGACTCGTGGGGTTTCGACGGCTGCGTAGACGCGGAGGCCAACCCGGGATGCTTCAGCCTGAGGCTGGAGGACAGCGGCGCGTCCAGCCAGCAAGGCGAGCGCAGCCTGGGACAAGGAGATCCAGCCAGGTCGTCCTCCTCTACCGGCCGCCAGCCTTCGCCGTCCCGTCCCGGTGTCCGTTTATCGAACAGCCACGGCGGTGTGGCggcctcctctccatccaaaggCCACAGTACGCCACCCCACGCCAGTGTACAGGCTCATACGGGCCTTTCCTTCCCCCCTCCACCACCtgacccccccacccacaccacGCCAGAGAGGATCCACAGCCTCCTGGACTCCCAAATATGGGACAGttgggaagaggaggaggaggaggctcttcctctctctcagaGGGTGAATCCTGCCACCCAGCTCAAAACACCAAGTAAGGAGTCTGTCGCCGCAGTACTTTTCTGTAATTTACTAGAATGCAGAATCTGAAGTTTTGTAAAAAGACCTCCTACTAAGAGTTAttctatttatttctttttagccCAAAACATGCAGACATACGCTAACGCTAACTCTCGCAATGTTAGACTAAGGGGAAAAAGCTTCGGGGGGGGCGCGGGGTGTGGCTctaggtcatggtgcaaaggggACCCtaaggtgaaattactccgaaccatcccaTTAAAGAGTAAAACTGTAGCTGCTTTAATGGAGTCACGTTTCCTCCATTAATATGCACATTTCTGTGGTCTTGAACAATGTCTTCCTGTTCGTGTCTCATCAGCGTCATCGCACAATAAAAGGCGTCGCACTTTGGTGGCCATCACCCCCCTGCCCCACTACTCTGACATGGACACACCGGAGCTCAAGAACAAGCTCACCAGGTCAGTCGGTTAACTCCTATCCCTGGTGTTAAAGAGAGGGCGAAGAAGGgccacacgtttttttttttttcttctttcttctaaTCAAGGCTATTAACTGAGCAGGCTATCCGATTACCTCCCACGGAGTCGCTGTCAACTTAGTCTGTCTGGCTCGGCTCTCCATCTCAGGCTGTTTGTCTCCCGTCCATCTGTTTGTACGTCTGTCCTTACCTTCATCTCTGTGCAGGTTTGGCGTTCGGCCTTTACCGAAGCGCCAGATGATCCTCAAACTGAAGGAGATTCACCAGTACACCCACCAGCTGGTCAGCTCCGACTCTGAGGGAGAGGCACCCTTGGCGGGCCGCGCGGCTCGGACGAAGCACCCGCACACCGGTTCGGAGGTTCCTGGCAACAGGCCGGCCTCCTGCGCCCAGAGAGTGACTTTTAAAGAGCCCAGAGCGCCCGCTGGCGTCTCCCCTCTGAAACCCCGGCGAGAGGAGGAGGCAGAGCTGCTGTGTGCCTCGCAGGGCTCCAACACCTCTTCCACCGCCGCCAGTGAAGAATCTGAAAGGTATTACGTCTACTCAAGTGTGTGGATCATCTCAGGGGTTTGGTAACTGCACAATTCTTCAGGCATCGCGCATGCGTTGTGTATTTTCGGACGGCTCAATCAATATTTTGTACACGCTCAAAATGACACGATCACTAGAAATTCTGTCGCACAACGGCCCAGGCTGTGCTCAGGCTACCAGGGTGGTCTGTCATGCTTTAAAATGTGttggtcaaacaaaacaagatctataatatgtatatgtcatggtgggctctgggaaattgtgatggtcatttttcacaattctgacattttcttgacaaaacaaaaaataatggtTATAAGAAAACAGTTGTTGGATAAAGCTGTAGTTTGCA is a window from the Perca fluviatilis chromosome 1, GENO_Pfluv_1.0, whole genome shotgun sequence genome containing:
- the slx4 gene encoding structure-specific endonuclease subunit SLX4, which codes for MDDSDQDFVDLCSKLLKRVRKKPSESRQARKAEHQPSSQASDGDRRKNKRAADSGSACAGTQPVCTGAGADEHVVCGGTGHDSGDAESSAVPAAAPGPSAERCLAAKDEVLHRMQQFKRASPQRMVHKDSSRPKNHEDDCVPPPPLTHRQESFSPDLRPESLDSDEALALRLQQELDREAAEAQTVDLEDGGLFFCQICHRDLSHMTPEGRTQHLNRCLDESEESAPAPPPPPPGVPDCPICGKKFKSQKSRLAHLKRCSADMGVAPVVLLQALQRQTEETPNVPTANTLTQTGGTKRKCPSKPGLPVRKKPRKKTAPLDEDTMVALALSSSLLEQEQQGEREPERHSQTKTAASHLSMNPALKWRPDTGKGRGKRKKGAIPRPPPLLLVQDAEVALARLQERVSALLLRSRPPSPPTPTRCPSSLPGWSGAAPLWQKSTLQGRASTRLSDFYTPELSEFITPWESATTDAATSSTVNKPASSVQPLSEGTPVPVTRASTLPSSSQTAPSTPGTGQLLMDLMELAEDGVTLTQYGHTASGPDKDKRASQIPNVRLSGFVVVEEEEEEEEEAGLCASGFLPEATHSEAARSRATRTVDQPGADEERSSLRSVALSRLASELSSMVNNAQLSDLQLQVDSGEIYFAHSFMVYARCPLLAEMVHESGFGVQEAGVPAAQRVLMNDVPGQAVFALLQYLYTARCSIPASLRPHVLELASRFDLQELRQLCELRRDDAATRGDEEDYVNREENVNNQTQQALTELLRSMWDEEDEDGEGVDTGGGRDEGGELEEDHQADGLASGDGEIREEKVNEEELEEIYEFAATQRKREEEEEEEDSKEEIEEEVDGGEDGQEVFAKPQRISTGYSVKNLQPDPSLDRSYSRLFSASWGVYEEEGPSSLPSTSRPGKTHPPQSHQPQSPDKLASKLSGRTLLQSSASVVDELSLSPPPYSNLPLPGQSPGPLGGRGGGGDKGTDGLSRGPQRACVPLSPESPREMKEPELIVLSDSSEELEVAPSPRSPPPHSHPLAVHKLQSYTRVKPRPIPRADEPTPENKRSSSLELSPDDPSAAPVHSHQGPWWEQAPADCSPEVSWLIPSTPLQPGRSTTTTSSTQTKSSMCRTQLFPKGHTSSPSASVFSSPALPLNNGLQTSNSPTGVCARVGPTEDRVPKLNLDETRSSSLDLNFCSKRASSCDASKARGVSALPPCQPNVSKKDTPVHMQPRPYSSTPLHTERHMAPVLPAGSPRRSNLDKSWTSPGRDGAPSESLEETELGSFYLSPVSEPSDPPSSSSHRGPQSSQRHSVSSSRSLRSVESSSHNSTGPELRRRGIRNEKVGEIECENEATGDEGARDKAEAGEAEVAESSFQQSFAAMDEPPIAFNDSWGFDGCVDAEANPGCFSLRLEDSGASSQQGERSLGQGDPARSSSSTGRQPSPSRPGVRLSNSHGGVAASSPSKGHSTPPHASVQAHTGLSFPPPPPDPPTHTTPERIHSLLDSQIWDSWEEEEEEALPLSQRVNPATQLKTPTSSHNKRRRTLVAITPLPHYSDMDTPELKNKLTRFGVRPLPKRQMILKLKEIHQYTHQLVSSDSEGEAPLAGRAARTKHPHTGSEVPGNRPASCAQRVTFKEPRAPAGVSPLKPRREEEAELLCASQGSNTSSTAASEESERSNPELCLSSDSDSDGGISASQAVNRLQDRLRAVRSLILSDPRLYGQILQYQPLVLSQLQERLKAAGIRLGAAKLVDYLDSQCITFTTAKPGQSAPGRRRGKRTARGAKAAGDRGVGRKRAVTAMI